In Scomber japonicus isolate fScoJap1 chromosome 21, fScoJap1.pri, whole genome shotgun sequence, one DNA window encodes the following:
- the LOC128382603 gene encoding nanos homolog 2-like, which translates to MRRTNCANTSPKMTTMQRQLAFRSSLIADGDCFDMWHDYMNLGTLLEKLCVGRKIDHRDTEGPKKQETALGAYISRPEDDKNSTGGSLASSLSDTSCSGTDYCRFCKQNGESARVYRSHKLRSENGKVVCPILWNYTCPICEATGDYAHTRRHCPQAQRQEAERKMPASRFW; encoded by the coding sequence ATGAGACGCACAAACTGCGCAAACACTTCTCCAAAAATGACCACGATGCAAAGACAACTGGCGTTCAGGAGCTCCCTCATCGCTGATGGTGACTGCTTCGACATGTGGCATGACTACATGAACCTGGGCACACTGCTGGAAAAGCTGTGTGTTGGGCGTAAGATAGACCACAGAGACACCGAGGGTCCCAAGAAACAGGAGACGGCACTTGGGGCCTACATCTCCCGGCCCGAGGATGACAAGAACTCCACAGGGGGCAGTTTGGCCAGCAGCCTGTCAGACACCAGCTGCAGCGGGACTGACTACTGTCGCTTCTGCAAGCAGAACGGGGAATCTGCAAGGGTGTACCGCTCACACAAGCTGAGATCGGAAAACGGCAAAGTTGTCTGCCCCATCCTCTGGAACTACACCTGTCCCATCTGTGAGGCCACCGGGGACTATGCGCACACACGCCGGCACTGCCCGCAGGCGCAGCGTCAGGAGGCTGAGAGAAAGATGCCAGCATCCCGCTTCTGGTAG